One Centroberyx gerrardi isolate f3 chromosome 6, fCenGer3.hap1.cur.20231027, whole genome shotgun sequence genomic region harbors:
- the cryba1a gene encoding crystallin, beta A1a codes for MALTNPNPVGPWKITVYDQENFQGKRMEFTASCQNIMECGMDNIRSLKVECGAWAGYEHSSFCGQQFVLERGEYPHWESWSGSNAYHIERMMSFRPICSANHKESKIVVFERENFIGRQWEINDDYPSLQAMGWGNNEIGSMQVQSGAWVCYQFPGYRGYQYIMECDRHGGEYKHYREWGSHAQTFQVQSLRRIQQ; via the exons ATGGCTCTGACTAATCCCAACCCAGTGGGACCATGGAAG ATCACAGTCTATGACCAGGAGAATTTCCAGGGGAAGCGTATGGAGTTCACCGCATCCTGCCAGAACATCATGGAGTGTGGCATGGACAACATCCGCTCCCTGAAGGTGGAGTGTGGAGC CTGGGCAGGGTATGAGCACTCCAGCTTCTGTGGACAGCAGTTTGtgttggagagaggagagtatCCTCACTGGGAGTCGTGGAGTGGCAGCAACGCCTACCACATTGAGAGGATGATGTCCTTCCGCCCCATCTGCTCTGCA AACCATAAGGAGTCCAAGATAGTGGTGTTTGAGAGGGAGAACTTCATCGGGCGCCAGTGGGAGATAAACGATGACTACCCCTCTCTGCAGGCCATGGGATGGGGCAACAATGAGATTGGCTCTATGCAGGTTCAGAGTGGCGC ctgggtGTGCTACCAGTTCCCAGGTTACCGTGGTTACCAGTACATCATGGAGTGTGATCGTCATGGCGGCGAGTACAAACATTACAGGGAGTGGGGCTCCCACGCTCAGACCTTCCAGGTGCAGTCACTGCGTCGAATCCAGCAATGA
- the unc119a1 gene encoding protein unc-119 homolog A isoform X1, protein MKVKQGCNSSDMGVPVTTEDELLRHTVITPEDVLGLQKITENYLCSPEENIHMIDFTRFKIRDMETGTVLFEITKPPAPAGGRKDCDPNAGRFVRYQFTPAFLQLRQVGATVEFTVGDTPINNFRMIERHYFREQLLKSFDFEFGFCMPSSKNTCEHIYEFPALSEEIMREMILNPYETQSDSFYFVDNKLVMHNKADYSYSGGP, encoded by the exons ATGAAAGTGAAGCAAGGCTGCAACTCATCAGACATGGGGGTCCCGGTCACAACGGAAGACGAATTGCTCAGACATACCGTAATAACGCCCGAGGATGTGCTTGGGCTACAGAAGATCACCGAAA atTACCTGTGTTCTCCAGAAGAAAATATCCACATGATCGACTTTACCAGGTTTAAGATCCGTGACATGGAGACGGGGACAGTCCTGTTTGAGATCACTAAACCTCCAGCACCAG CAGGTGGCAGAAAGGATTGTGACCCCAACGCTGGCCGTTTTGTCCGATACCAGTTCACCCCAGCCTTCCTGCAACTGCGGCAGGTTGGAGCCAC AGTGGAGTTTACAGTGGGAGACACACCCATCAACAACTTCCGCATGATTGAGAGGCACTACTTCCGCGAGCAGCTGCTCAAGAGCTTTGATTTTGAGTTTGGCTTCTGCATGCCCAGCAGCAAGAACACATGTGAGCACATCTACGAGTTCCCTGCGCTCTCCGAGGAAATCA TGCGTGAGATGATCCTGAACCCCTATGAGACGCAGTCCGACAGCTTCTACTTCGTGGACAACAAGTTGGTGATGCACAACAAGGCAGACTACTCCTACAGTGGCGGACCATAG
- the crybb1l3 gene encoding crystallin, beta B1, like 3, producing the protein MSHSGAQGSIGSHSAMGLRAHKMYLFECENFQGRMMELNGECRNLCEKGFDRIASIRVECGPWVGYEQQNMTGEMFMLEKGEYPRWDTWSNSYRCDRFMSVRPVRMDPQDHKICLYECNNFEGRKMEVCDEDIPSLWSYGFQDRVASIQVTGGTWVGYQYPGYRGYQYVFEMGPYKHWNEWGAHHPQIQSIRRVRDMQTHRRGCFEMTA; encoded by the exons ATGTCTCACTCAGGTGCTCAGGGCAGCATTGGCAGCCACTCTGCCATGGGGCTGCGTGCTCACAAG ATGTACCTCTTTGAATGCGAGAACTTCCAAGGCCGTATGATGGAGCTGAATGGAGAGTGCCGTAACCTGTGTGAGAAGGGTTTCGACAGGATCGCCTCTATCAGGGTGGAGTGTGGACC CTGGGTGGGTTATGAGCAGCAGAACATGACTGGTGAGATGTTCATGCTGGAGAAGGGAGAGTACCCCCGCTGGGACACctggtccaacagctacaggtgTGACCGCTTCATGTCCGTCAGACCCGTCCGCATG GACCCCCAGGACCACAAGATTTGCCTGTATGAGTGCAATAACTTCGAGGGTCGTAAGATGGAGGTGTGCGATGAGGATATTCCCAGCCTGTGGTCTTACGGCTTCCAGGACCGTGTTGCCAGTATCCAGGTCACTGGTGGAAC ctGGGTGGGTTACCAGTACCCCGGCTACCGTGGCTACCAGTATGTGTTTGAGATGGGCCCTTACAAGCACTGGAACGAGTGGGGCGCTCACCACCCCCAGATCCAGTCCATCCGCAGGGTGAGGGACATGCAGACACATCGCAGGGGCTGCTTCGAGATGACCGCATAG
- the unc119a1 gene encoding protein unc-119 homolog A isoform X2: MKVKQGCNSSDMGVPVTTEDELLRHTVITPEDVLGLQKITENYLCSPEENIHMIDFTRFKIRDMETGTVLFEITKPPAPGGRKDCDPNAGRFVRYQFTPAFLQLRQVGATVEFTVGDTPINNFRMIERHYFREQLLKSFDFEFGFCMPSSKNTCEHIYEFPALSEEIMREMILNPYETQSDSFYFVDNKLVMHNKADYSYSGGP, encoded by the exons ATGAAAGTGAAGCAAGGCTGCAACTCATCAGACATGGGGGTCCCGGTCACAACGGAAGACGAATTGCTCAGACATACCGTAATAACGCCCGAGGATGTGCTTGGGCTACAGAAGATCACCGAAA atTACCTGTGTTCTCCAGAAGAAAATATCCACATGATCGACTTTACCAGGTTTAAGATCCGTGACATGGAGACGGGGACAGTCCTGTTTGAGATCACTAAACCTCCAGCACCAG GTGGCAGAAAGGATTGTGACCCCAACGCTGGCCGTTTTGTCCGATACCAGTTCACCCCAGCCTTCCTGCAACTGCGGCAGGTTGGAGCCAC AGTGGAGTTTACAGTGGGAGACACACCCATCAACAACTTCCGCATGATTGAGAGGCACTACTTCCGCGAGCAGCTGCTCAAGAGCTTTGATTTTGAGTTTGGCTTCTGCATGCCCAGCAGCAAGAACACATGTGAGCACATCTACGAGTTCCCTGCGCTCTCCGAGGAAATCA TGCGTGAGATGATCCTGAACCCCTATGAGACGCAGTCCGACAGCTTCTACTTCGTGGACAACAAGTTGGTGATGCACAACAAGGCAGACTACTCCTACAGTGGCGGACCATAG
- the foxn1 gene encoding forkhead box protein N1, with protein sequence MSDSPTSTFSPSSSKSQTSTLQANLHTCEPCGTSCQQMAESQNKEGGNVCFTRQQDSTTFSLRTAALDRRHSADGAISSGSGSGSVPGQGGDSDRFHPYRRQFSDGAVKAAGCLQHCPSSYSCLQEVSSADTCSAAHCSSSEAPTSWDQFSGSFQASRLMGSPHTYPELPAAPVEPTCFLSQSHTPCSSASPLQQFSSRLYSSNGQSNSSKYSVQCLSAPSHQDSTQSLFPKPIYSYSILIFMALRNSKTGSLPVSEIYSFMTEHFPYFKTAPDGWKNSVRHNLSLNKCFEKVENKSGNSSRKGCLWALNPAKVEKMQEELHKWRRKDPVTVRKSMARPEDLDRLLGERPEKLKSLPLYSNPTLLSRLASTYDTTASSFAPPQLRESCLPIRRPQYSHVPAPSQHPCYLPPAAPHPSNSFSLYSPCGQQPSAGVPSTMGGLNSPTAGKMPPIYSAALQAEYSIGARSMQEFLLEGDASYDIDTLNPSLTDLQLQGNLWEELREDSLSDPLAVSSTSALPVSHVHTSSLQAAASVSQTSEMIAIGRRKGDVEDDIIGSSLEHINGLHPMVYSGVESLAGYLTSCTTSISLL encoded by the exons AATAAGGAAGGCGGCAATGTCTGCTTCACCCGGCAGCAAGACAGCACCACCTTCAGCTTGAGGACCGCAGCTCTGGACAGGAGACACAGCGCTGACGGAGCCATCAGCTcggggtcggggtcggggtcGGTGCCGGGGCAAGGCGGCGACTCTGACCGCTTCCACCCGTACCGCCGACAGTTCAGCGACGGAGCTGTGAAGGCCGCAGGCTGCCTCCAACATTGCCCGTCTTCCTACAGCTGCCTGCAGGAGGTGTCCAGCGCCGACACCTGCTCTGCTGCACACTGCTCCAGCAGCGAGGCGCCAACGTCCTGGGACCAATTCAGTGGCAGCTTTCAGGCTTCCAGACTTATG GGCTCTCCACACACGTACCCAGAACTACCAGCTGCGCCCGTGGAGCCTACCTGCTTCCTGTCTCAGAGCCACACCCCCTGCAGCTCGGCGAGCCCTCTGCAGCag TTCTCATCTAGACTGTACTCCTCAAATGGCCAATCCAACAGCTCCAAATACTCTGTCCAGTGTCTCTCCGCTCCGTCTCACCAGGACAGCACACAGTCCCTTTTCCCCAAGCCCATTTACTCATACAG CATCCTGATCTTCATGGCTCTGAGGAACAGCAAAACAGGAAGTCTGCCAGTCAGTGAGATCTACAGCTTCATGACTGAACACTTCCCCTATTTCAAG ACTGCTCCCGATGGGTGGAAGAACTCTGTGCGTCACAACCTCTCTCTGAACAAGTGTTTCGAGAAGGTGGAGAACAAGAGCGGGAACTCGTCCCGTAAAGGCTGTCTGTGGGCCCTCAACCCCGCCAAGGTGGAGAAGATGCAAGAGGAGCTGCACAAGTGGCGACGCAAAGACCCGGTTACTGTTCGCAAGAGCATGGCGAGGCCAG AGGACCTAGACCGTCTACTGGGAGAGAGACCCGAGAAGCTCAAGTCTTTGCCGCTCTACAGCAACCCAACTTTGTTATCCAGACTTGCCTCCACCTACGACACCACCGCCTCCTCTTTTGCCCCGCCCCAGCTCAGAGAATCCTGCCTTCCCATTCGTCGTCCCCAGTATTCCCATGTTCCAGCTCCGTCCCAGCACCCCTGCTACCTTCCCCCTGCCGCCCCTCATCCCTCCAACTCATTTTCCCTGTACTCGCCTTGTGGACAGCAGCCCTCAGCCGGCGTCCCGTCCACGATGGGAGGCCTGAACTCACCCACGGCTGGGAAGATGCCGCCGATTTACAGCGCCGCCCTGCAGGCCGAGTACAGCATTGGAGCCAGGAGCATGCAGGAGTTCCTGTTGGAGGGGGACGCCAGTTATGACATCGACACGCTCAACCCCAGTCTGACTGACCTGCAGCTCCAAG GTAACTTGTGGGAGGAGTTGAGAGAAGACAGCCTGTCGGATCCGTTAGCAGTTAGCTCCACTTCAGCTCTGCCTGTGTCCCACGTCCACACCAGCAGCCTGCAGGCTGCAGCCTCTGTCAGTCAAACCTCTGAGATGATCGCTATTGGTCGGCGGAAAGGAGATGTCGAGGATGACATCATTGGAAGCAGCTTGGAGCATATCAATGGACTGCATCCTATGGTTTATTCAGGGGTGGAGAGCTTGGCTGGGTATCTGACGTCCTGTACCACATCTATCTCCTTACTCTGA